From the genome of Staphylococcus haemolyticus, one region includes:
- a CDS encoding DUF1307 domain-containing protein: MKKVTGLVVSIVFLITLSACGAEKTKTFVGEESNVKMEVTYTYKGDEIIKQKSVNTLKYSDFSLNDDTSKKIMKEAIEKESKKMQDVKGVKETVKENDEGIVETITIDLKNADIDTLKSKDIVSMSGNTGNGFSMKKTEKEMKKEGFKEKED, from the coding sequence ATGAAAAAAGTTACTGGTTTGGTAGTAAGTATTGTTTTTTTAATTACTTTATCTGCTTGTGGAGCTGAAAAAACTAAAACATTTGTTGGAGAAGAATCTAATGTGAAAATGGAGGTAACTTATACATATAAAGGGGACGAAATAATTAAACAAAAATCTGTAAATACTTTGAAATATAGCGATTTTAGTCTGAATGATGATACATCTAAAAAAATAATGAAGGAAGCAATAGAGAAAGAAAGTAAAAAAATGCAAGACGTTAAAGGCGTAAAGGAAACTGTTAAAGAGAATGATGAAGGGATTGTAGAAACTATAACTATAGATTTAAAAAATGCTGATATTGATACTTTAAAATCTAAAGATATTGTTAGTATGTCTGGTAATACAGGGAATGGTTTTAGTATGAAGAAAACTGAGAAGGAAATGAAAAAAGAAGGTTTTAAAGAAAAAGAAGACTAA